In Lagenorhynchus albirostris chromosome 14, mLagAlb1.1, whole genome shotgun sequence, one DNA window encodes the following:
- the BRAP gene encoding BRCA1-associated protein, with amino-acid sequence MSVSLVVIRLELAEHSPVPAGFGFSAAVGEMSDEEIKKKTLASAVACLEGKSPGEKAAIIHQHLGHREMTDMIIETMKANPDELKATMEDRKSSEASPTAQRSKDQSKEGVNTAPDSPSKQLPDQISFFSGNPSVEIVHGIMHLYKTNKMTSLKEDVRRSAMLCILTVPATMTSHDLMKFVAPFNEVIEQMKIIRDSTPNQYMVLIKFSAQADADSFYMACNGRQFNSIEDDVCQLVYVERAEVLKSEDGASLPVMDLTELPKCTVCLERMDESVNGILTTLCNHSFHSQCLQRWDDTTCPVCRYCQTPEPVEENKCFECGVQENLWICLICGHIGCGRYVSRHAYKHFEETQHTYAMQLTNHRVWDYAGDNYVHRLVASKTDGKIVQYECEGDTCQEEKIDALQLEYSYLLTSQLESQRVYWENKIVRIEKDTAEEINNMKTKFKETIEKCDNLEHRLNDLLKEKQSVERKCTQLNTKVAKLTTELKEEQEMNKCLRANQVLLQNKLKEEERVLKETCDQKDLQITEIQEQLRDVMFYLETQQKINHLPAETRQEIQEGQINIAMASASSPPSSGGSGKLSSRKGRSKRGK; translated from the exons ATGAGTGTGTCACTGGTTGTCATCCGCCTGGAGCTCGCAGAACACTCGCCGGTCCCCGCCGGCTTCGGCTTCAGCGCCGCTG TCGGGGAAATGTCTGATGAGGAGATCAAAAAGAAGACACTAGCTTCAGCTGTAGCCTGTTTAGAAGGGAAATCACCAGGGGAGAAAGCAGCGATCATACATCAGCATCTTGGCCATCGAGAAATGACAGATATGATCATTGAGACCATGAAGGCCAACCCAG ATGAGCTGAAAGCTACAATGGAAGACAGGAAGTCTTCAGAAGCATCCCCCACTGCACAGAGAAGTAAAGATCAAAGTAAAGAAGGCGTAAACACTGCTCCTGATTCTCCGTCCAAACAGCTTCCAGACCAGATTTCGTTCTTCAGTGGAAACCCCTCCGTTGAAATAGTTCACGGTATTATGCATCTATACAAGACAAA TAAGATGACCTCCTTAAAAGAAGATGTGAGGCGCAGTGCCATGCTGTGTATTCTCACAGTCCCTGCTACAATGACCAGTCATGACCTTATGAAGTTTGTCGCCCCATTTAATGAAGTAATTGAACAAATGAAAATCATCAGAGACTCTACTCCAAATCAGTATATGGTGCTGATAAAGTTTAGTGCACAG GCCGATGCAGATAGTTTTTACATGGCATGCAATGGCCGCCAGTTCAACTCAATAGAAGATGATGTTTGCCAGCTGGTCTATGTGGAGAGGGCTGAAGTACTGAAATCTGAAGAT GGGGCCAGCCTCCCTGTGATGGACCTAACGGAGCTCCCCAAGTGCACAGTGTGTCTGGAGCGCATGGACGAGTCCGTGAACGGCATTCTCACCACCTTATGTAACCACAGCTTCCACAGCCAGTGTCTGCAGCGCTGGGATGACACAAC GTGCCCTGTTTGCCGATATTGTCAAACACCAGAGCCAGTAGAAGAAAATAAGTGTTTCGAGTGTGGCGTTCAGGAA AACCTGTGGATTTGTTTAATATGTGGCCACATAGGATGTGGACGGTATGTGAGTCGACATGCCTATAAGCACTTCGAGGAGACCCAGCACACATATGCCATGCAGCTCACCAACCATCGAGTCTGGGACTATGCTGGAG atAATTATGTCCATCGACTGGTCGCAAgtaaaacagatggaaagatagtACAGTATGAATGTGAGGGTGATACTTGCCAGGAGGAGAAAATAGATGCCTTACAGTTAGAG TATTCATATTTACTAACAAGCCAGCTGGAGTCTCAACGAGTCTACTGGGAAAACAAGATAGTTCGGATAGAGAAGGACACAGCAGAGGAA ATTAACAACATGAAGAccaaatttaaagaaacaattgAGAAATGTGATAATTTGGAGCACAGACTAAATGATCTCCTGAAAGAAAAGCAGTCTGTGGAAAGAAA GTGCACTCAGCTAAACACGAAAGTGGCCAAACTCACCACAGAGCTCAAAGAGGAGCAGGAAATGAACAAGTGTTTGCGAGCCAACCAAGTCCTCCTGCAGAACAAgctgaaggaagaggagagggtgTTAAAGGAGACCTGCGACCAGAAGGACCTGCAGATCACTGAGATCCAGGAGCAGCTGCGGGACGTCATGTTCTACCTGGAGACGCAGCAGAAGATCAACCACCTGCCCGCTGAGACCCGGCAGGAAATCCAGGAGGGACAGATCAACATTGCCATGGCCTCGGCCTCAAGCCCCCCGTCTTCGGGGGGCAGCGGGAAGCTGTCCTCCAGGAAGGGCCGCAGCAAGAGGGGCAAGTGA